One window from the genome of Aeromonas sp. FDAARGOS 1405 encodes:
- the tatB gene encoding Sec-independent protein translocase protein TatB: protein MFDIGFWELVVIGVVALVVLGPERLPVAIRTATHWIRLIRSTANSVKSELEQELKLQELHNDLKKAEQLQMSNLSPELQESIEQLKAAAQSVNRPYQVENEIRPPRPEPVAQAEPATPVEPAVQLSHDVPPVNSQRESEPVPVSDSAVKGEVKP, encoded by the coding sequence ATGTTCGATATCGGTTTTTGGGAGCTGGTCGTTATCGGTGTGGTAGCACTGGTGGTACTGGGGCCCGAGCGGCTGCCGGTTGCCATCCGCACGGCTACCCACTGGATCCGCCTCATTCGTTCGACCGCGAACTCGGTCAAGTCCGAGCTGGAGCAGGAGCTCAAGTTGCAAGAGCTGCATAACGACCTCAAGAAGGCCGAACAGTTGCAGATGAGCAACCTGAGCCCCGAGCTGCAGGAGTCCATCGAACAGCTCAAAGCGGCGGCCCAGTCGGTCAATCGCCCCTATCAGGTGGAGAACGAGATCCGTCCGCCGCGCCCCGAGCCGGTCGCCCAGGCGGAGCCTGCCACGCCGGTGGAGCCTGCGGTGCAGCTGAGCCACGACGTGCCACCGGTCAATAGCCAGCGGGAGAGCGAGCCGGTGCCGGTCAGCGACTCCGCAGTAAAAGGGGAGGTGAAGCCATGA
- the tatC gene encoding twin-arginine translocase subunit TatC, with protein sequence MSQAEQPLISHLVELRTRLLRSITAILVVFLALIYFSNNIYDFVAQPLLSQLPEGTSMIATDVATPFLTPIKLTLVVSFFVAIPYLLYQAWAFIAPGLYQHERRLIMPLVVSSALLFYAGMAFAYYVVFPLVFGFFTSTAPAGVTVATDIASYLDFVLTLFFAFGVAFEIPVATILLCWTGVTTPQNLKEKRPYVVVGVFVVGMLLTPPDVFSQTLLAIPMWALWEIGLFFARFYVKKADEEQQEQPDVES encoded by the coding sequence ATGAGTCAGGCCGAACAACCCCTGATCAGCCATCTGGTTGAGCTGAGAACCCGTTTGCTGCGCTCCATTACCGCCATCCTCGTGGTGTTTCTGGCGCTGATCTACTTCTCCAACAACATCTACGACTTCGTGGCCCAACCGCTGCTCAGCCAGTTGCCGGAAGGGACCAGCATGATCGCGACGGATGTGGCGACCCCCTTCCTGACGCCGATCAAGCTGACCCTGGTGGTCTCCTTCTTCGTGGCGATCCCCTATCTGCTCTATCAGGCTTGGGCCTTTATCGCCCCCGGTCTGTACCAGCATGAGCGGCGCCTGATCATGCCGTTGGTGGTCTCCAGTGCCCTGTTGTTCTATGCGGGGATGGCGTTCGCCTACTACGTGGTGTTTCCGCTGGTGTTCGGTTTCTTCACCAGCACCGCACCCGCAGGGGTGACGGTGGCGACCGACATCGCCAGCTATCTGGACTTCGTACTGACCCTGTTCTTCGCGTTCGGGGTGGCGTTCGAAATTCCGGTGGCCACCATACTGCTCTGCTGGACTGGCGTGACCACACCGCAAAACCTGAAGGAGAAACGTCCCTACGTCGTTGTCGGGGTGTTTGTTGTCGGCATGCTGCTGACGCCGCCTGATGTCTTCTCCCAGACCCTGCTCGCCATTCCGATGTGGGCGCTGTGGGAGATAGGTCTGTTCTTCGCCCGCTTCTACGTGAAGAAAGCGGATGAAGAGCAACAGGAACAACCGGATGTAGAGAGCTGA
- a CDS encoding immunoglobulin-like domain-containing protein → MNKLKLSLLGCLLGMGAPMAYAASAGQAMVNPQSGVVVGYWHNWCDGSGYKGGIAPCVKLDQVNPQYNVVDVSFMKVYGSDPIPTFKLDPAIGMSESQFIEQIAELNRQGRSVLLALGGADAHIELRKGQEQAFADEIIRLVETYGFDGLDIDLEQAAITAADNQTVIPAALRLVKDHYRAQGKNFLITMAPEFPYLTQTGAYIPYIRNLEGYYDWINPQFYNQGGDGIYIDGIGWIAQNNDALKEEFIYYMADSLSNGTRGFYKIPHDKLVFGIPTNIDAAATGYVQDPQKLYNAFNRLKSEGQPLRGVMTWSINWDMGRNAAGQSYNESFIKSYGPFIHDQEITPPVDNGKPVFSGLSDTRIKQGTAFDPLAGVSANDKEDGDLTGQIQVEGSVDSQRIGLYPLTYKVSDRDNNVTEQVRTIEVYSMKPVFSGVTDTTLELGTAFDPMAGVSAHDEEDGDLTAQIKVSGNVDSSKVGRYTLTYQVSDSAGQQVIQQRNVTVREQGAVCENSWDAKKVYVGGDIVSHNGKNWLAGWWTQNEEPGTTGDWGVWRVQGDSDCGGTTPPAEGSSDFTVSAMASEYTIVNGQVSIRFNVTTANPVQITATLEQSGHSHGTTSSQVNGTSTLVLQGSNVTDGSYDVVITGLANGQQPVVQRFPVALTEESSGGGEGDYPAYAPNTGYQAGDRVSNAGGNYECKPWPYSGWCGGSSSHYAPGTGTAWSDAWIQL, encoded by the coding sequence ATGAACAAACTCAAATTATCCCTGCTTGGCTGCCTGCTCGGCATGGGCGCCCCCATGGCATATGCCGCCAGTGCCGGTCAGGCGATGGTCAACCCCCAGTCCGGCGTAGTGGTCGGCTACTGGCACAACTGGTGTGACGGCTCGGGCTACAAGGGCGGTATCGCCCCCTGCGTCAAGCTCGATCAGGTCAACCCGCAATACAACGTGGTCGATGTCTCCTTCATGAAGGTCTATGGCAGCGATCCCATCCCCACCTTCAAACTCGACCCGGCCATCGGCATGAGCGAAAGCCAGTTTATCGAGCAGATTGCCGAGCTGAACCGTCAGGGCCGTTCCGTGCTGCTGGCGCTGGGCGGTGCCGATGCGCACATCGAGCTGCGCAAGGGTCAGGAGCAGGCCTTTGCCGACGAGATCATCCGTCTGGTGGAGACCTATGGCTTCGACGGGCTGGATATCGACCTGGAACAGGCCGCCATCACCGCCGCTGACAACCAGACCGTGATCCCGGCGGCTCTGCGTCTGGTCAAGGATCACTACCGCGCCCAGGGGAAAAACTTCCTCATCACCATGGCGCCAGAGTTCCCCTATCTGACCCAGACTGGCGCCTACATCCCCTATATCCGCAATCTGGAAGGGTACTACGACTGGATCAACCCCCAGTTCTACAACCAGGGTGGCGACGGTATCTACATCGATGGCATCGGCTGGATTGCCCAGAACAACGATGCCCTGAAAGAAGAGTTCATCTACTACATGGCGGATTCGCTGAGCAACGGTACCCGCGGCTTCTACAAGATCCCCCATGACAAGCTGGTGTTCGGCATTCCGACCAACATTGACGCCGCCGCCACCGGCTATGTGCAGGATCCGCAGAAGCTCTACAACGCCTTCAACCGCCTGAAGAGCGAGGGGCAACCGCTGCGTGGCGTGATGACCTGGTCCATCAACTGGGACATGGGCCGCAACGCCGCCGGTCAGTCCTACAACGAATCCTTCATCAAGAGCTACGGCCCCTTCATCCACGATCAGGAGATCACGCCCCCGGTCGACAACGGCAAGCCGGTGTTCAGCGGCCTGAGCGATACCCGCATCAAGCAGGGTACCGCCTTTGATCCGCTGGCAGGTGTCAGCGCCAACGACAAGGAAGATGGCGACCTGACTGGCCAGATCCAGGTGGAAGGTTCGGTAGACAGCCAGCGCATCGGCCTCTACCCCCTCACCTACAAGGTGAGCGATCGCGACAACAACGTCACCGAGCAGGTACGCACCATCGAGGTCTACAGCATGAAGCCGGTGTTCAGCGGTGTCACCGACACCACGCTGGAACTGGGTACCGCTTTCGATCCGATGGCTGGCGTCAGCGCCCATGATGAAGAAGATGGCGACCTGACCGCCCAAATCAAGGTCAGCGGCAACGTCGACAGCAGCAAGGTCGGCCGCTACACCCTCACCTATCAGGTGAGCGACAGCGCCGGTCAGCAGGTAATCCAGCAGCGCAACGTGACCGTCAGGGAGCAGGGCGCCGTCTGTGAAAACAGCTGGGATGCCAAGAAGGTCTACGTGGGCGGCGACATCGTCAGCCACAACGGCAAGAACTGGCTGGCAGGCTGGTGGACCCAGAACGAAGAGCCGGGCACCACGGGTGACTGGGGCGTCTGGCGCGTACAGGGCGACAGCGACTGCGGCGGCACAACGCCACCCGCCGAAGGCAGCAGCGACTTCACCGTCAGCGCCATGGCGAGCGAGTACACCATAGTCAACGGTCAGGTCAGCATCCGTTTCAACGTGACGACCGCCAACCCGGTCCAAATCACCGCGACTCTAGAGCAGAGCGGCCACAGCCACGGTACCACCAGCAGCCAGGTGAATGGCACCAGCACCCTGGTACTGCAGGGCAGCAATGTCACCGATGGCAGCTACGACGTTGTGATCACCGGTCTGGCTAACGGCCAGCAGCCGGTGGTGCAGCGCTTCCCGGTTGCGCTGACCGAAGAGAGCAGCGGGGGTGGCGAAGGTGACTACCCGGCCTATGCCCCCAACACCGGCTATCAGGCCGGTGATCGGGTCAGCAATGCCGGTGGCAACTACGAGTGCAAACCCTGGCCCTACAGCGGCTGGTGTGGCGGCTCGAGCAGCCACTATGCGCCGGGTACCGGCACAGCCTGGAGCGATGCCTGGATCCAGTTGTAA
- a CDS encoding bifunctional diguanylate cyclase/phosphodiesterase, which produces MRRALDSVCQIISSLAHSSGQGYFDTFVSEIAAAVMADVVLIASRESNATHLTVQTVYPSSLDTDALTLPLTDSPDAITWQEGEAWFSDRLLQLFANVPLAQEWQPQAYAGIVLRNADGETIGICALLYRQPQANMSKVMGLLRLLAPLAGRELALMLQRQLPSPLPEPSHALQSMLFQAPVGIGKLDLAGRILWANPAIEQMLGYPLDELLQRSISDINHPEDWQGSLVCYEEIRRGERSSFTREKRYFCKGGQILWGRVTVTLIRDKQQQPDYLMVLLENIDPLKRHAEQLKLSHRVYDNLSEAILVCDADSRIISVNPAFEQITGYSSDEVRGQRPSLLKSGLHDQTFYADMYHALERVGVWRGEVWNKRKNGKLYPQQLMISTLREGGRISQYIAIFSDLSQTKLAEQKIAAQANYDNLTSLPNRWLFSRCLSRFCERGERFALMVLDLNNFKAVNNSMDHHAGDALLREVSDRLVSRVRTEDLVARIGGDEFAFLVPGIVTRRQAEVFAKQVIGSFTRPFMLANQHLYVTATVGMTLCPVDGSESDELLRNAEQALFAAKRQGRLIGTYCSSMREEVRQRHQMQQDLAEAIKLEQLTMAYQPIWDNRSGRVAKLEALVRWYHPQWGQVSPAEFIPLAEEAGLIQGLGALVLWQSCRDLARLQQSGFPDLQMSINRSTMEFQTIDPEASEWLKVIQHFGLDPADIVIEITESLLMESSDQHRVRIDALREAGCKLAIDDFGTGYSALNYLRSFPVDLVKIDRSFVRHIPFNEQDRMLLDGIINIVHNLGMQVVIEGVETREQLNFLCQKGCAFTQGYLLSRPLAYDDLTEYLQLNDKGMFLQIS; this is translated from the coding sequence ATGAGGCGAGCACTCGATTCCGTCTGTCAAATCATCTCCAGTCTGGCTCACTCGAGCGGTCAGGGATATTTCGATACCTTTGTGAGTGAAATCGCCGCTGCTGTGATGGCTGATGTCGTCCTGATCGCCAGCAGGGAATCAAATGCTACCCACCTGACGGTTCAGACCGTCTATCCCTCCTCCCTTGACACCGATGCCCTGACGCTGCCACTGACTGACTCTCCCGATGCCATTACCTGGCAGGAGGGGGAAGCCTGGTTCAGCGATCGTCTGCTTCAGCTCTTTGCCAACGTTCCCCTTGCACAGGAGTGGCAACCTCAGGCCTATGCCGGGATTGTCCTCAGGAATGCAGATGGCGAGACCATAGGTATCTGCGCCCTGCTTTATCGTCAGCCGCAGGCCAATATGAGCAAGGTGATGGGGTTGCTCCGGTTGCTTGCTCCGTTGGCGGGTCGCGAGCTGGCGCTGATGCTGCAACGACAGCTGCCCTCCCCTCTGCCTGAACCGTCCCATGCATTGCAGAGCATGCTGTTCCAGGCTCCGGTGGGGATCGGCAAGCTGGACCTGGCTGGCCGTATCCTCTGGGCCAACCCGGCCATCGAGCAGATGCTTGGTTATCCCCTCGACGAGTTGCTGCAGCGATCCATCTCCGACATCAACCATCCCGAGGATTGGCAGGGCAGCCTCGTTTGCTACGAAGAGATCCGCCGTGGCGAGCGCAGCAGTTTCACCCGGGAGAAGCGCTACTTCTGCAAGGGGGGGCAGATCTTGTGGGGGCGGGTAACCGTCACCCTGATCCGTGACAAGCAGCAGCAGCCGGACTACCTGATGGTGCTGCTGGAGAATATCGATCCTCTCAAGCGCCATGCGGAGCAGCTCAAGCTCTCCCACCGGGTCTATGACAATCTCTCCGAGGCGATCCTGGTCTGTGATGCCGATAGCCGCATCATCTCGGTCAATCCGGCCTTCGAGCAGATCACCGGCTACAGCAGTGACGAGGTGCGAGGCCAGCGCCCCAGCCTGCTCAAGTCGGGGCTGCACGATCAGACCTTCTATGCCGACATGTACCATGCGCTGGAGCGGGTGGGGGTATGGCGTGGTGAGGTGTGGAACAAGCGCAAGAATGGCAAGCTCTATCCACAGCAGTTGATGATTAGCACCCTGCGGGAAGGGGGCAGGATCAGCCAGTACATCGCCATCTTCAGCGACCTCTCCCAAACCAAACTGGCCGAGCAGAAGATCGCCGCACAGGCCAACTATGACAACCTCACCAGCCTGCCCAACCGCTGGCTGTTCAGTCGCTGTCTCAGCCGCTTCTGCGAGCGGGGCGAGCGCTTTGCGCTCATGGTGCTCGACCTCAACAACTTCAAGGCGGTCAACAACAGCATGGATCACCATGCCGGTGACGCCCTGTTGCGGGAGGTGTCGGACCGGCTGGTGAGCCGGGTGCGCACCGAGGACCTGGTGGCCCGCATCGGTGGTGACGAGTTCGCCTTTCTGGTGCCAGGCATCGTCACCCGTCGTCAGGCCGAGGTGTTTGCCAAGCAGGTTATCGGTAGCTTTACCCGTCCCTTTATGCTGGCCAACCAGCATCTCTATGTTACGGCAACCGTGGGGATGACCCTCTGCCCCGTCGATGGTAGCGAGAGTGACGAGCTGCTGCGAAACGCCGAACAAGCATTGTTTGCCGCCAAGCGGCAGGGGCGGTTGATCGGTACCTACTGCTCCTCAATGCGGGAAGAGGTGCGTCAGCGCCACCAGATGCAACAGGATCTGGCGGAGGCGATCAAGCTGGAGCAGTTAACCATGGCCTACCAGCCGATCTGGGACAACCGCAGCGGTCGGGTCGCCAAGCTTGAGGCGCTGGTGCGCTGGTATCACCCCCAGTGGGGACAGGTGTCGCCAGCCGAGTTTATCCCGCTGGCGGAAGAGGCGGGGTTGATTCAGGGGCTGGGTGCGCTGGTGTTGTGGCAATCATGCCGGGATCTGGCTCGGTTGCAGCAGTCCGGCTTCCCTGATCTGCAGATGTCGATTAACCGCTCCACCATGGAGTTCCAGACTATCGACCCCGAGGCGAGCGAGTGGCTCAAGGTGATCCAGCACTTCGGGCTCGATCCTGCCGACATCGTCATCGAAATCACAGAATCTCTGCTGATGGAGAGCAGTGATCAGCACCGGGTGCGGATCGATGCCCTGCGCGAGGCGGGTTGCAAGCTGGCTATCGATGATTTCGGTACCGGCTACTCTGCCCTCAACTATCTGCGTTCTTTCCCTGTGGATCTGGTCAAGATCGACCGCTCTTTTGTGCGCCATATCCCCTTCAACGAGCAGGATCGGATGCTGCTGGACGGCATCATCAACATAGTGCACAACCTCGGTATGCAGGTGGTGATTGAGGGGGTAGAGACCCGCGAGCAGCTCAATTTCCTCTGCCAGAAGGGATGTGCCTTCACCCAGGGTTATCTGCTCAGCCGCCCGCTGGCCTATGACGATCTCACCGAATATCTGCAGCTCAATGACAAGGGGATGTTTCTGCAGATCAGTTAG
- the hemB gene encoding porphobilinogen synthase — MATTLPGAFPGRRLRRLRKHDFSRRLVRENVLTVNDLIYPVFVLEGENRREAVPSMPGVERLSIDLLLEEAAELVELGVPAIALFPVTPLESKSLMAEEAYNPNGLAQRTVRALKARFPELGVITDVALDPFTTHGQDGIIDDEGYVLNDITTEILIKQALSHAEAGVDIVAPSDMMDGRIGAIRAALEENGFINTQIMAYSAKYASCYYGPFRDAVGSAGNLGKSNKATYQMDPANSNEALHEVALDIQEGADSVMVKPGMPYLDVIRQVKDQFGVPTFAYQVSGEYAMHMAAIQNGWLKEKECIMESLLCFKRAGADGILTYFAKRVAQWLKEDAR; from the coding sequence ATGGCTACAACTCTTCCGGGCGCCTTTCCGGGCCGCCGCCTGCGCCGTCTGCGCAAACATGATTTCAGCCGTCGTCTGGTGCGCGAGAACGTACTGACCGTCAACGATCTCATCTATCCGGTGTTCGTGCTGGAGGGGGAGAACCGTCGGGAAGCCGTTCCCTCCATGCCGGGGGTAGAGCGTCTCTCCATCGATCTGCTGCTGGAGGAAGCCGCCGAGCTGGTGGAGCTGGGCGTACCTGCCATTGCCCTGTTCCCGGTCACCCCGCTGGAGAGCAAGAGCCTGATGGCGGAAGAGGCCTATAACCCGAACGGGCTGGCTCAGCGCACCGTGCGCGCCCTCAAGGCTCGCTTCCCGGAGCTCGGGGTGATCACCGACGTGGCACTCGATCCGTTCACCACCCACGGTCAGGACGGCATCATCGATGACGAAGGCTATGTGCTGAACGACATCACCACCGAGATCCTGATCAAGCAGGCGCTCTCCCATGCCGAGGCCGGGGTCGATATCGTCGCGCCGTCCGACATGATGGATGGTCGCATCGGCGCCATCCGCGCTGCGCTGGAAGAGAACGGCTTCATCAACACCCAGATCATGGCCTACTCCGCCAAGTACGCCTCCTGCTACTACGGCCCGTTCCGCGATGCGGTCGGCTCTGCTGGCAACCTCGGCAAGAGCAACAAGGCTACCTATCAGATGGATCCGGCCAACAGCAACGAAGCCCTGCACGAAGTGGCGCTGGATATTCAGGAAGGGGCCGACAGCGTGATGGTCAAGCCGGGCATGCCCTATCTGGACGTGATCCGTCAGGTGAAGGATCAGTTCGGGGTGCCGACTTTCGCCTATCAGGTGAGTGGCGAGTACGCCATGCACATGGCGGCGATCCAGAACGGCTGGCTCAAAGAGAAGGAGTGCATCATGGAGTCCCTGCTCTGCTTCAAGCGGGCTGGGGCCGACGGCATCCTCACCTACTTCGCCAAGCGTGTGGCGCAGTGGCTGAAGGAAGATGCCCGCTAA
- the prlC gene encoding oligopeptidase A, giving the protein MNNPLLTMDSLPPFSQIKPEQVQPAVIQAIADCKQKISDVLAQRDPHTWDSLIAPLEEVNDRLSRIWSPVSHLNSVLNSEALREAHDACLPLLSEFQTYVGQHEGLYQAYLALSQSDDFPLLSGAQRKEIQNTLRDFRLSGIGLPAEAQQRYGEIQARLSELASRFSNNVLDATQGWHKLVADEAELAGLPESVRAAARQMAELKGKEGWLFTLDIPSYLPVMMYADNRELRAEMYEAFTTRASDQGPNAGKWDNSAIMSELLTLRRELAQLLGFANYAELSLATKMADKTEQVVSFLTDLAAKSLPQGKAELEEIRAFAAEQHGQSELAAWDLAYYAEKLKQHKFSISDEQLRPYFPANKVVKGLFEVVKRVFGMKVRERLGIDTWHPDVRFYDIFDADDELRGSFYLDLYAREHKQGGAWMDVCLGRRYRQDGSLQKPVAYLTCNFNGPVDGKPALFTHNEVVTLFHEFGHGIHHMLTRVDVAGVAGINGVAWDAVELPSQFLENWCWESEALAFISGHYETGEPLSADLLEKMLTARNFQAAMQMLRQLEFALFDFRLHQEFDPARADQLPALLDEVRSQVAVMTPPVFNRFQHSFSHIFAGGYAAGYYSYKWAEVLSADAFSRFEEEGIFNPATGQSFLKNILEKGGSKEPMELFRAFRGREPKVDALLRHSGIAA; this is encoded by the coding sequence ATGAATAACCCTTTGCTGACAATGGATTCGCTGCCCCCTTTCAGCCAGATCAAGCCGGAGCAGGTTCAGCCTGCCGTGATTCAGGCGATTGCTGACTGCAAGCAGAAGATCAGCGATGTGCTGGCCCAGCGTGATCCCCATACCTGGGATAGCCTGATTGCCCCGCTGGAAGAGGTAAATGACCGCCTGTCACGGATCTGGTCACCGGTCAGCCACCTCAACTCCGTACTCAACAGCGAAGCGCTGCGCGAGGCCCATGACGCCTGCCTGCCGCTGCTCTCCGAATTCCAGACCTATGTCGGTCAGCACGAAGGGCTCTATCAGGCCTATCTGGCCCTCTCCCAGAGCGATGATTTCCCGCTGCTGAGTGGTGCACAGCGCAAGGAGATCCAGAATACCCTGCGTGACTTCCGCCTCTCCGGCATCGGTCTGCCTGCCGAGGCGCAGCAGCGTTACGGCGAGATTCAGGCCCGCCTCTCCGAGCTGGCATCCCGTTTCAGCAACAACGTGCTGGATGCGACCCAGGGCTGGCACAAGCTGGTGGCCGATGAAGCCGAACTGGCCGGTCTGCCCGAGAGCGTGCGTGCCGCTGCCCGTCAGATGGCTGAACTTAAAGGCAAAGAGGGGTGGCTGTTCACGCTGGATATCCCTTCCTACCTGCCGGTGATGATGTACGCGGACAACCGCGAACTGCGCGCCGAGATGTATGAGGCCTTCACCACCCGCGCCTCCGATCAGGGCCCCAATGCGGGCAAGTGGGACAACTCCGCCATCATGAGCGAGCTGCTCACCCTGCGCCGCGAACTGGCCCAACTGCTGGGCTTTGCCAACTATGCCGAGCTCTCCCTGGCCACCAAGATGGCGGACAAGACCGAACAGGTGGTGAGCTTCCTCACCGATCTGGCGGCCAAATCCCTGCCGCAAGGCAAGGCCGAGCTGGAGGAGATCCGCGCCTTCGCCGCCGAGCAGCATGGTCAGAGCGAGCTGGCCGCCTGGGATCTCGCCTACTACGCCGAGAAGCTCAAACAGCACAAGTTCTCCATCTCCGATGAGCAGCTGCGCCCCTATTTCCCTGCCAACAAGGTGGTGAAAGGGTTGTTCGAAGTGGTCAAGCGGGTGTTCGGCATGAAGGTGCGCGAGCGCCTCGGCATCGACACCTGGCACCCTGACGTGCGCTTCTACGACATCTTCGATGCCGACGACGAGCTGCGCGGTAGCTTCTATCTCGACCTCTATGCCCGCGAGCACAAGCAGGGCGGGGCCTGGATGGATGTTTGTTTGGGTCGTCGCTACCGTCAGGATGGCTCGCTGCAAAAGCCGGTGGCCTACCTGACCTGCAACTTCAACGGTCCGGTGGATGGCAAACCTGCGCTGTTCACCCACAACGAAGTAGTTACCCTGTTCCACGAGTTCGGCCACGGCATTCACCACATGCTGACCCGGGTCGATGTGGCCGGCGTGGCCGGCATCAACGGCGTGGCCTGGGATGCGGTAGAGCTGCCGAGCCAGTTCCTCGAGAACTGGTGCTGGGAGTCCGAAGCACTGGCCTTTATCTCCGGCCACTACGAGACCGGCGAACCGCTGTCAGCCGATCTGCTGGAGAAGATGCTGACCGCCCGCAACTTCCAGGCTGCGATGCAGATGTTGCGCCAGCTGGAGTTCGCCCTGTTTGACTTCCGTCTGCACCAGGAGTTTGACCCGGCCAGAGCGGATCAGCTCCCGGCGCTGCTGGACGAGGTGCGCAGCCAGGTGGCGGTGATGACACCACCGGTCTTTAACCGCTTCCAGCACAGCTTCTCCCACATCTTCGCGGGCGGCTATGCGGCGGGCTACTACAGCTACAAGTGGGCCGAGGTGCTCTCTGCCGATGCCTTTTCCCGCTTCGAGGAGGAGGGCATCTTCAACCCGGCCACCGGACAATCTTTCCTGAAGAATATTCTGGAGAAGGGGGGCTCGAAGGAGCCGATGGAGCTGTTCCGAGCCTTCCGTGGTCGTGAGCCCAAGGTGGATGCTCTGCTCAGACACAGTGGGATTGCCGCATGA
- the tatA gene encoding Sec-independent protein translocase subunit TatA produces the protein MGGISIWQLLIIAVIVVLLFGTKKLRGIGGDLGAAVKGFKKALSDEPADAKAEQKDAEFPPKQLNEAATQSSETAKQKDKDQA, from the coding sequence ATGGGTGGTATCAGTATTTGGCAATTGTTGATCATTGCAGTCATCGTCGTGCTGCTGTTCGGTACCAAGAAACTGCGCGGGATCGGCGGTGATCTGGGCGCGGCGGTCAAAGGGTTCAAGAAAGCCCTCTCCGACGAGCCGGCTGATGCCAAGGCCGAGCAGAAAGATGCCGAGTTTCCCCCGAAACAGCTGAACGAAGCGGCCACTCAGAGCAGTGAGACCGCCAAACAGAAAGACAAAGACCAGGCCTAA
- a CDS encoding TatD family hydrolase, with amino-acid sequence MIDIGLNLTSSQFAGEQPELVARARAAGVEALILTGTDLDGSRESAELAARWPGYCFSTAGVHPHDAKSVDEATLPALRELAALPQVVAIGECGLDYNRDFSPRPVQDAVFDAQLALAAELGMPVFLHCRDAHARFIEILRPWLPKLPGAVLHCFTGSDEELDECLALGLHIGVTGWLCDERRGQLLREQVARIPAGRLMIETDAPYLVPRDLKPRPKRNEPAFLPHIAQVVAACRGEAPEALLAHTRATSAAFFQLPLQE; translated from the coding sequence ATGATCGATATCGGCTTAAATCTGACCAGCAGCCAGTTCGCCGGTGAACAGCCTGAGCTGGTGGCCCGCGCCCGCGCCGCCGGAGTGGAAGCGCTGATCCTCACCGGTACCGATCTGGACGGCAGCCGCGAGAGCGCAGAGTTGGCCGCCCGCTGGCCGGGCTACTGCTTCTCCACCGCCGGGGTACACCCTCACGATGCCAAGAGTGTCGATGAGGCGACCCTGCCCGCTTTGCGCGAGCTGGCAGCACTGCCGCAGGTGGTGGCTATTGGCGAGTGCGGCCTCGACTACAACCGCGACTTCTCCCCCCGCCCGGTGCAGGATGCGGTATTCGACGCCCAGCTGGCGCTGGCCGCCGAACTCGGGATGCCGGTGTTCCTTCACTGTCGCGATGCCCACGCCCGTTTTATCGAGATCCTCCGTCCCTGGTTGCCGAAACTACCGGGAGCCGTGCTGCACTGCTTCACCGGTTCCGACGAGGAGCTGGACGAGTGTCTGGCGCTGGGGCTGCATATCGGGGTGACCGGCTGGCTCTGCGACGAGCGCCGCGGCCAGCTGCTGCGCGAACAGGTGGCTCGCATTCCGGCCGGTCGGCTGATGATCGAGACCGATGCCCCCTATCTGGTGCCGCGAGATCTGAAACCGCGCCCGAAACGCAACGAACCCGCTTTTTTGCCGCACATCGCCCAGGTGGTGGCGGCCTGTCGTGGTGAAGCGCCCGAGGCCTTGCTGGCCCATACCCGTGCCACCTCCGCCGCGTTCTTCCAACTTCCTCTCCAGGAGTGA